The following DNA comes from Teredinibacter haidensis.
TGCTGGTGTCAATAACGTGCCCGTTGAGGCCTACACCAAAAAAGGGATTGTTGTTTTTAACACGCCTGGCGCTAACGCTAACGCGGTAAAAGAGCTGGTTTTGGCAGGTATGCTGCTTAGTTCTCGTGGCATTTTGCAAGGTAGGGACTTCGTATCTTCGTTGGGTGATATGACCGACGCCGGCGAAATGTCCAAATTGCTGGAAGCCGAGAAAAAGCGTTTTGCCGGCAGCGAGCTGTCCGGGAAGACTCTAGGTATTGTCGGTCTTGGTGCCATTGGTTCTAGCGTCGCGGAAGCTGCACTTGCACTGGGCATGAAAGTTATTGGTTATGACCCGGCCCTGTCTGTTGACGCCGCATGGAAACTGCCAAGCGAAGTTGGCCGTAAAGAAAGCCTGCAGGCCCTGCTGAGTGAACTGGATTACCTGTCTTTGCATGTGCCTGCTATTGAGCCAACAAAAGGCATGATCAATGCTGAAGCGCTGGCTTTAATGAAGCCTACGGCTGCCATTATGAATTTCGCTCGCGATGCTATTGTGGTTGCGGAAGATATAGTTGCTGCACTGAACGCTGGTAAGTTGCGTCAGTATGTTTGTGACTTTCCGGAGCCTTGTTTGATCGGTCACGAAAAAGTCATTGCAGTTCCGCATATTGGTGCCAGTACGGCAGAAGCGGAAGAAAACTGCGCCGTTATGGCCGTGGACCAGATGCGTGATTATCTCGAAAATGGCAACATCAAAAATTCCGTAAACTTCCCGGAAACCAATATGGGGTTGATCGCCTCTGGTTGTCGTATTACCTTTACCAACGAAAATGTGTCGGGTGTACTGGGTAATGTATTGTCCATTTTTGCCAAGAACGACGTAAATGTGATCGATATGGTCAACAAAAGTCGTAACGACGTGGCCTATACGATTCTCGATTTTGAATCTCGCCCAAGTGACGCCGTTATTGACGCCATTCAGCAGGTTGAGCATGTGATCTCGTTACGCGTAATCAGTAAATAAATCTTTCCTTCGGTGTTGCATTGTCCGGCCAAAACCGGATAATGCGCATCCCTTGGGTTGTGTTCTAGCGGCCCAATATGTAATGGTGGCTCAATCTGGTCCCCTCGCAACAATTCGCTGTAAACTCCGCCAGGCCCGGAAGGGAGCAACGGTAGCAGTATAATTGTGTGCCGGGGTGTGGCTGGGTTGAGTCCCCTCCAGTCCCTTGTTACTCAACAAAACTCTCCCCGCTCAGACATAAACCGAATCCGCAGGTATAATGGCTCTTTTTTATCATTAAGAGACTCATCCCTAATGAGCTATCAGGTTCTCGCCCGCAAGTGGCGGCCCGCAAACTTTCGTGAAATGGTGGGGCAGGAGCACGTGCTGAAGGCGCTGATCAACGCGCTGGATCACAACCGACTGCACCATGCCTATTTGTTCACCGGTACCCGTGGTGTGGGTAAAACCACCATCGCCCGTATCCTCGCCAAGTGTTTGAACTGTGAAGCAGGCGTAACATCCACACCCTGTGGCGAATGTAGTTCTTGTGTTGAAATCAGTGAAGGTCGCTTTATTGACCTGATTGAAGTGGATGCCGCTTCGCGCACCAAGGTTGAGGATACCCGCGAGCTGCTCGACAATGTTCAGTACGCGCCCACCCGGGGTCGTTATAAGATCTACCTCATCGATGAGGTACACATGCTCTCCAACCACAGCTTCAATGCACTGCTGAAAACTCTGGAGGAGCCTCCGGAGCATGTGAAATTCTTACTGGCGACTACCGACCCACAAAAGTTACCAGTTACGGTGCTCTCCCGCTGTTTACAGTTCAATCTTAAAAATATGAGCCCTGAGCGTATTGTGGGCCACTTGCAGCATGTCCTGGCAAACGAAGCCGTGCCATTTGACGAAGCCGCGTTATGGTTGCTGGCTCGTGGAGCCGATGGCAGTATGCGCGATGCACTCAGCCTCACCGATCAGGCCATCGCCTATGGTAGCGGTCAAATTGGTGAGTCCGATGTGGCGCTGATGTTGGGAACCATTGACCACCAACTTATTCAGAACTTAATGACCGGATTGATGACCTCGGATGGCAAGCAGCTGCTGGAATCCGTGGCCAAGTTTGCCGAGCACGCCCCGGATTTTAATGCGGCTCTGGCCGATCTATTAACACTGCTACATCGAATTGCGATTGCTCAGGCGTTACCGGAAGCGTTGGACAACAGCTTTGGTGATCGCAAGCAGATATTGGAATTCGCCTCCCGAATGCCAGCAGAAGATGTACAGCTGTTCTATCAGACAGCGCTTATTGGTCGGCGAGATTTACATTTGGCATCCGACCCTCGCAGCGGCTTTGAAATGACGCTACTGCGAATGCTGGCCTTCAAACCACAGGGCGTTGTCGACATACCTGGAAAGCCATTGGTAGTGCCGTCTGCAGTAGATAGCCTACCTGCGGTCGAGGAGGATTCTGCCAGCGTAAAAAAGCCCCAGCCTGAAATCGCGCCAACCACTGAACAAGCAGTGGAATTCGTTGCTACAGCGGTTTCAGTGTCTGAATTCCCCGCGACAGTAGTTTCTGAGCTAGAACCCCTAGATCCAGTAGAAACCATCTTGAAGGAAACGCCGGAGGCATCGACAGCGGCTGCGCTGGCCAATATTCTTGATACTGTAGACAAAAACACAAATAAAGCCGATATCAATGCGCAACTGAAAGCGCAGGTGAAGGCCATTACCGGCAAAGAGGGGATTGCAGAGAAAAGGGTGGCTTCTGTTCTGGAGCCAAAAACGCCGGAAAGTCCGGTTGTTTCTGGTAGCCTGACTTTGGAGCAATTATTGCCAGTCAATTGGGTGGAATTGTTTCGGCAATTAAATATCAAAGGCATACTGCAAAGCACTGCGGCAAATTGTGTATTGTTGGGACGAGAAGGTGCGCAGTTATATTTTGGCCTGGATGAAAACAAAGGCAGCCTGTTCGATAGCTCCCACAGCCAGCGTTTGGCCGGTATACTCAGTGACTATTTCCAGCAGCCGGTAAAAGTCGATATACACTTACAGACATTGCCTGAAGGCACAGAAACTCCCGCTCAATGTTTTGAGCGGGAAAAAGCAGAGCAGCATCAACAGGCATTGCAAACACTAGCGGGGGATCCGGTGGTGCAAACTCTGGAACAGGAGTTTGGTGCAGTGTTAGATTCACAAACGGTTCATTACGATTGAGGTGACTATGAAAGGCTTGGGCGATTTAATGAAACAAGCTCAGGAAATGCAGGCAAAAATGCAGCAGATGCAAGACGATATTGCCAATACGGAAGTGGAAGGGCAGGCCGGGGCTGGTTTGGTAAAAGTTACCATGACCGGTCGTCACGATATTAAAAACGTGAATATCGATTCCAGCTTAATGCAAGAAGATAAAGAAATGTTGGAAGACTTGCTGGCCGCTGCGGTTAACGATGCCGTGCGCCGAATAGAAGAAGAAAACAAAAAATGTATGGGTGATTTAACCGGCGGAATGCAAATGCCACCCGGGTTTAAAATGCCGTTTTAACGTAAGCTCTTCCCTGGTATCAAGCTAAGGTTGTCTCAGTTGATGATTTTTGTGGTTCGGGGCAATATTTATTTTACGCTGTCATTGAGATAACTAACGAAACACATGTTCTCCCCTTTAATAGACCAATTAATCTCTGCATTACGCGTACTTCCTGGTGTAGGCCCAAAATCCGCTCAACGTATGGCGCTAAATCTGCTTGAACACAATCGTGCGGGAGCCGATCAGTTGGCAAAAGCCTTAGCGGTCGCTATTGAGGCTGTGCAACGCTGTCAGCAGTGTCGAACCTTAACGGAGCAAACGCTTTGTAATATTTGTAGTAATAGCAAGCGGAACCACAAACAGTTGTGTGTGGTTGAAACACCAGCGGATGTTCTGGCGTTGGAGCAAGCGCGTATTTTTTCCGGTGTGTATTTTGTGTTGCTTGGAAAACTATCGCCTATTGACGGTATAGGTCCTAAAGAAATTGGAATGGACGTATTAGGCCAGCGTTTTCAAAATGAAGAAATTGAAGAATTGATCATTGCCACCAATCCAACCATCGAAGGTGAAGCTACGTCACACTATATAGCCGAGCGGGCAAAGGTACACGGTATTAAAGTGTCCCGTATTGCACATGGTGTCCCCATCGGTGGTGAGCTGGAATATATTGATGGCAGTACACTTGCCCACGCATTAAACAGCCGAAGAGAAATATAAATACAAATGATAAAAATGCTTTGTAACCAACCCATTCATTGGGTCGAAGATAAAAAAACGCTGGACGATTTATGTACCCGTTGGCGTGCCTGTAAAATACTGGCTGTAGATACAGAGTTTATGCGTAGTCAGACGTATTATCCCATTGCAGCGCTGTTGCAGGTGAATGATGGTGAAGCCAACTACTTAATTGACCCAACCGTTATTCAGGATTGCTCTGCTTTTGGGGAAATGCTGACCGATATCAATATTGTAAAAATATTGCATTCCTGCTCAGAGGATTTAGACGTTTTCCAACATCTGTTGGGCGTAATTCCCGTTAAATTATTTGATACCCAGATTGCCGCAGCGCTGTGTGGCTATGGTTTTTCTGTCGGTTATGGTAATTTGGTTAAGGCCGTATTAGATAAGGATTTACCGAAATCTGAAACGCGTTCCGACTGGTTACAGCGCCCCTTGAGTACCGCGCAAATTGATTATGCGGCAATTGATGTTGAAGATTTGTTTCAGCTCGCTCAGGTGCTAATTCTAAAGCTGAAAAATTTGGATCGGTTGTTTTGGGCTACGGATGATTGCGAACAAGTGCTCACGGCATTTGGCAATAATCAGGGTGATGCCAACAGTTATCTACGTATTAAGCAGGCTTGGCGTCTCAGCCGTAAAAATCTCACCATACTGAAGGCGTTGGCGCAATGGCGAGAGGGCTGCGCTAAAAATCGGGATGTACCTCGCAACCGCGTGATAAAAGAACATTCGCTAATGGATATAGCCTCCGCAGCGCCTAGCCATATCTCGCAGTTGCGGGCA
Coding sequences within:
- a CDS encoding phosphoglycerate dehydrogenase; this encodes MYQVRTYNKISDKGLSRFPESQYRVGEDLADADAVLLRSQKLHNETLAESVLAVARAGAGVNNVPVEAYTKKGIVVFNTPGANANAVKELVLAGMLLSSRGILQGRDFVSSLGDMTDAGEMSKLLEAEKKRFAGSELSGKTLGIVGLGAIGSSVAEAALALGMKVIGYDPALSVDAAWKLPSEVGRKESLQALLSELDYLSLHVPAIEPTKGMINAEALALMKPTAAIMNFARDAIVVAEDIVAALNAGKLRQYVCDFPEPCLIGHEKVIAVPHIGASTAEAEENCAVMAVDQMRDYLENGNIKNSVNFPETNMGLIASGCRITFTNENVSGVLGNVLSIFAKNDVNVIDMVNKSRNDVAYTILDFESRPSDAVIDAIQQVEHVISLRVISK
- the dnaX gene encoding DNA polymerase III subunit gamma/tau; this encodes MSYQVLARKWRPANFREMVGQEHVLKALINALDHNRLHHAYLFTGTRGVGKTTIARILAKCLNCEAGVTSTPCGECSSCVEISEGRFIDLIEVDAASRTKVEDTRELLDNVQYAPTRGRYKIYLIDEVHMLSNHSFNALLKTLEEPPEHVKFLLATTDPQKLPVTVLSRCLQFNLKNMSPERIVGHLQHVLANEAVPFDEAALWLLARGADGSMRDALSLTDQAIAYGSGQIGESDVALMLGTIDHQLIQNLMTGLMTSDGKQLLESVAKFAEHAPDFNAALADLLTLLHRIAIAQALPEALDNSFGDRKQILEFASRMPAEDVQLFYQTALIGRRDLHLASDPRSGFEMTLLRMLAFKPQGVVDIPGKPLVVPSAVDSLPAVEEDSASVKKPQPEIAPTTEQAVEFVATAVSVSEFPATVVSELEPLDPVETILKETPEASTAAALANILDTVDKNTNKADINAQLKAQVKAITGKEGIAEKRVASVLEPKTPESPVVSGSLTLEQLLPVNWVELFRQLNIKGILQSTAANCVLLGREGAQLYFGLDENKGSLFDSSHSQRLAGILSDYFQQPVKVDIHLQTLPEGTETPAQCFEREKAEQHQQALQTLAGDPVVQTLEQEFGAVLDSQTVHYD
- a CDS encoding YbaB/EbfC family nucleoid-associated protein; protein product: MKGLGDLMKQAQEMQAKMQQMQDDIANTEVEGQAGAGLVKVTMTGRHDIKNVNIDSSLMQEDKEMLEDLLAAAVNDAVRRIEEENKKCMGDLTGGMQMPPGFKMPF
- the recR gene encoding recombination mediator RecR, which gives rise to MFSPLIDQLISALRVLPGVGPKSAQRMALNLLEHNRAGADQLAKALAVAIEAVQRCQQCRTLTEQTLCNICSNSKRNHKQLCVVETPADVLALEQARIFSGVYFVLLGKLSPIDGIGPKEIGMDVLGQRFQNEEIEELIIATNPTIEGEATSHYIAERAKVHGIKVSRIAHGVPIGGELEYIDGSTLAHALNSRREI
- the rnd gene encoding ribonuclease D, translating into MLCNQPIHWVEDKKTLDDLCTRWRACKILAVDTEFMRSQTYYPIAALLQVNDGEANYLIDPTVIQDCSAFGEMLTDINIVKILHSCSEDLDVFQHLLGVIPVKLFDTQIAAALCGYGFSVGYGNLVKAVLDKDLPKSETRSDWLQRPLSTAQIDYAAIDVEDLFQLAQVLILKLKNLDRLFWATDDCEQVLTAFGNNQGDANSYLRIKQAWRLSRKNLTILKALAQWREGCAKNRDVPRNRVIKEHSLMDIASAAPSHISQLRAFEGLTDRMIRTDGENLITVVQAALEQDVESYPALIEKPLTSSENKWAKKMRACVGVIAEEQNVAPELLMKKRDYEAITRRFFQQESDNLENILEALKSHISGWRYDLLSEPLAQTICGEIEE